One Streptomyces sp. ML-6 genomic region harbors:
- a CDS encoding tyrosine-type recombinase/integrase, whose protein sequence is MTLCTEKAVSPTTGETTWLLVDEETYAPHPEAREFSLYLRGAGRSPQTQRAYIPRIGRFLNWCAERGTNWKTARLGDMSLFKFHVERTPTRYGRPPTGKTVNATLTAVCEFLRFCAVQGHVAHEVAARLSEPRFLAHAPAGFDPGEGGQHLMVKARVLKAPEIERAPQTLTRAQSDQILDAARTARDRLLLTVLLEAGLRIGEALGLRREDMHLLPDSTHLGCRTGGAHLHVRPRQDNVNGARAKAGRPRMVPLTPEVVHRYRDHLAEREQAAGSAGCDYVFVNLVGVHAGRPLSYSNAKQVVERIGRRCGLTARPHMMRHTAATRWIRNGVAPDVVQTLLGHTSSASTAVYLHAQDEDLRAAVAAVDSLTSELLR, encoded by the coding sequence ATGACGTTATGCACGGAGAAAGCCGTCTCGCCCACCACCGGCGAGACCACCTGGCTCCTGGTCGACGAAGAGACGTACGCGCCCCACCCCGAAGCCCGTGAGTTCTCCCTGTACCTGCGCGGAGCCGGGCGGTCACCGCAGACACAGCGCGCGTACATCCCCAGAATCGGCCGCTTCCTCAATTGGTGCGCAGAACGGGGCACCAACTGGAAGACCGCCCGGCTCGGGGACATGAGCCTGTTCAAGTTCCACGTCGAACGGACACCGACCCGGTACGGGCGGCCTCCGACCGGCAAGACGGTGAACGCCACGCTCACCGCGGTCTGCGAGTTCCTCCGCTTCTGCGCCGTCCAGGGACACGTGGCCCACGAAGTCGCCGCGCGTCTCAGCGAGCCCCGCTTCCTCGCACACGCCCCGGCCGGTTTCGATCCCGGCGAGGGCGGCCAGCACTTGATGGTCAAAGCCCGCGTCCTGAAGGCGCCGGAGATCGAGCGAGCGCCCCAGACGCTCACCCGCGCCCAGTCGGATCAGATTCTCGACGCCGCTCGCACCGCCCGTGACCGGCTGCTGCTGACCGTCCTCCTGGAGGCAGGCCTCCGCATCGGCGAAGCCCTCGGACTGCGGCGCGAGGACATGCATCTGCTCCCCGACTCCACCCACCTCGGCTGCCGGACCGGTGGCGCGCACCTGCACGTCAGGCCACGACAGGACAACGTCAACGGGGCACGGGCCAAAGCCGGGCGCCCTCGCATGGTTCCCTTGACGCCAGAGGTGGTGCATCGGTATCGCGATCACCTCGCCGAGCGTGAACAGGCGGCCGGCTCCGCCGGCTGTGACTACGTCTTCGTCAACCTCGTCGGCGTCCACGCGGGACGCCCTCTGTCATATTCGAACGCCAAGCAAGTGGTCGAACGGATCGGGAGGCGCTGCGGTCTGACCGCCCGGCCGCACATGATGCGGCACACTGCCGCCACCCGCTGGATCCGTAACGGAGTTGCTCCGGACGTCGTACAGACGCTCCTGGGCCACACCTCCTCGGCCAGCACCGCCGTATACCTGCACGCCCAGGACGAGGATCTCCGCGCAGCCGTCGCGGCCGTCGACAGCCTCACCTCGGAGCTGCTGCGATGA
- a CDS encoding glucose 1-dehydrogenase: protein MNDTTITSTARPGLLSGKVALVVGAGRGIGAAAARLFAREGARVFLASRTEAQLEAVTEEIRAAGGAAEYALCDLADPASIRAAVDRAVAVYGRLDAAFNNGATAQPPGPMDRLAEADFDRVCAVDFKGPWLAMTAEIAAIRATAGTGAIVNTSSVGSLMGNPWLPAYGAAKRAVNSLTASAAVTYGPEGIRVNAIAPGTTLTEMVHEWEADSPGIVEQLNAQTPLGRAAEPDEIAEAAAWLLSDRASYVTGTVLRVDGGMRA from the coding sequence ATGAACGACACAACGATCACGTCCACCGCACGGCCCGGTCTGCTCTCCGGCAAGGTCGCCCTCGTCGTCGGAGCCGGCCGGGGCATCGGCGCCGCCGCGGCCCGGCTCTTCGCCCGGGAGGGCGCGCGGGTGTTCCTCGCGTCCCGTACGGAGGCCCAGCTGGAGGCGGTGACCGAGGAGATCCGGGCGGCGGGCGGCGCCGCTGAGTACGCGCTGTGCGATCTGGCCGACCCGGCGAGCATCCGCGCGGCCGTCGACCGGGCCGTGGCGGTGTACGGCCGTCTCGACGCCGCCTTCAACAACGGCGCGACGGCCCAGCCGCCCGGCCCGATGGACCGGTTGGCGGAGGCCGACTTCGACCGGGTGTGCGCGGTCGACTTCAAGGGTCCGTGGCTCGCCATGACCGCCGAGATCGCCGCCATCCGGGCCACCGCCGGGACCGGGGCGATCGTCAACACCTCCAGCGTCGGCAGCCTGATGGGCAACCCCTGGCTGCCCGCCTACGGCGCCGCGAAGCGGGCGGTCAACAGCCTCACCGCGTCGGCCGCCGTCACGTACGGCCCGGAGGGCATCCGCGTCAACGCCATCGCACCCGGCACCACGCTCACCGAGATGGTCCACGAGTGGGAGGCGGACTCGCCCGGCATCGTCGAGCAGCTCAACGCCCAGACCCCGCTGGGCCGCGCGGCCGAGCCGGACGAGATCGCCGAGGCGGCCGCCTGGCTGCTCAGTGACCGTGCCTCCTACGTCACCGGCACCGTCCTCCGCGTGGACGGCGGCATGCGGGCCTGA
- a CDS encoding DUF6262 family protein, translating into MKIPAASSGNDRNARIERLRVSRAKDSEEKTRRALDAVDALLRSGQRITAARVAREASVSTWFVYNQPQVHQAVQDGITAQQTRGRQNSHTPEASQVSPAGLRTDLALAREEIKDLKKERDRLRNRVRLSLGAELEGVNQHELIERVQQIEQRNTALEQALSEARNRIAALEGQLREAEDDLTAARAGLRRAMRAVPSP; encoded by the coding sequence ATGAAGATCCCTGCTGCTTCCAGCGGCAACGACCGGAACGCTCGGATCGAGCGGCTGCGCGTCAGCCGCGCCAAGGACAGCGAAGAAAAGACGAGGCGTGCACTCGACGCCGTGGATGCCCTTCTCCGCTCGGGGCAACGGATCACCGCTGCCCGAGTGGCACGGGAGGCCTCGGTGTCCACGTGGTTCGTCTACAACCAGCCTCAGGTGCACCAGGCCGTTCAGGACGGCATCACCGCCCAGCAAACGCGAGGGCGCCAGAACTCCCACACTCCAGAAGCGTCCCAGGTGTCTCCGGCCGGGTTGCGGACGGACCTTGCACTGGCCCGCGAAGAGATCAAGGACCTCAAGAAGGAGCGCGATCGGCTCCGTAACCGGGTCAGGCTCTCTCTCGGCGCCGAGTTGGAAGGCGTGAACCAGCACGAGCTGATCGAGCGGGTACAGCAGATCGAGCAGCGGAATACCGCGCTGGAGCAAGCGCTGTCAGAGGCCAGGAACAGGATCGCCGCCCTGGAGGGCCAACTGCGTGAGGCGGAGGACGACCTCACCGCCGCGCGAGCCGGTCTTCGCCGTGCCATGCGGGCCGTTCCGTCCCCATAG
- a CDS encoding TetR/AcrR family transcriptional regulator, with protein MTSERAYHHGDLRQAVLTAALDVIRTDGPGALSLRDLARRAGVSHAAPAHHFKDRTGLLTAIAAEGYALFADELAEAPDLKERGVRYVRFAAEHPAHFHVMFRPDLLRADDPALLAAKDRASAELRAGVGGLPPAGRGDDDRLAGVAAWSLAHGFATLLLSGNLDGAVGAQDPEAVFRSLAELLFAPGSS; from the coding sequence ATGACCAGCGAGCGCGCCTACCACCACGGCGACCTGCGGCAAGCCGTCCTCACCGCCGCACTCGACGTCATCCGCACCGACGGGCCGGGTGCGCTGAGCCTGCGCGACCTGGCGCGCCGGGCCGGCGTCTCCCACGCGGCCCCCGCCCACCACTTCAAGGACCGCACGGGCCTGCTCACCGCCATCGCCGCCGAGGGCTACGCCCTCTTCGCCGACGAGCTGGCCGAGGCCCCGGACCTCAAGGAGCGGGGCGTGCGGTACGTACGGTTCGCCGCCGAACACCCGGCGCACTTCCACGTGATGTTCCGGCCGGACCTCCTCCGCGCCGACGACCCCGCACTGCTCGCGGCGAAGGACCGGGCCTCGGCCGAGCTGCGCGCGGGCGTCGGCGGCCTTCCCCCCGCCGGGCGCGGCGACGACGACCGGCTCGCGGGTGTGGCCGCCTGGTCGCTGGCCCACGGCTTCGCCACGCTGCTGCTCAGCGGCAACCTGGACGGGGCGGTGGGCGCCCAGGACCCCGAGGCGGTCTTCCGGTCGCTCGCGGAGCTGCTGTTCGCGCCGGGGAGTTCCTGA
- a CDS encoding site-specific integrase, which translates to MTSVFVCSVASCTTHVASNGSRCDACRKARYLLRNPADFDTTHTPDPSRRRPNAAANGAMPGVSQFSLAGVSPAVRQELLYGLQQRDDAGISLVPQRVRRIVAGLPAGLDSLLDLDASFSSGLPAAASGVLNGVLQHVRRARVEFEGTDPTSGDVWECALIGLTAGRGRKYAAVHGEIDFRPVRQRWLRELVKEYGRTARPNVMDLQQTVYAATIASSALAGRPHGDEPGLLAMADMNAVVDMFRITKRPEDGHDYSTSHRRALLRHWRTFLDYARQAGMMDHVPGGFALNPRFHSIAAVEVTEDDLGRAIPEHIIVQLDAHLGLLGTSTGYTSGGWTAADFARMYQVVYAVLRDTGRRPGEVTSLRRDCLERVDGKPTLIYDNHKRRRHGRRLPISESIAQLIEAWQKELDALPAVPACAQWLFPSPGQRNRPRRGHLNTSHFCNRIFRNWVDELIPDLVDDRLDEDGARLAHDRTQIVPYGFRHAYAQRHADAGTRPDVLRELMDHRSLDVTMGYYKVSLGRKQEAVRTVAALAVDRHGAARGFSDPLAYEVESVGVPYGGCTEPSNVKAGGGHCRIRFQCAGCDFYRPDPSYLPALEQQIADLRADKEAALAMEAADWVVRNLDDQIRAYSKSADEMRRKLDALPAEERAAVESASRELRKARSAAAFVPLQSLTTRSSE; encoded by the coding sequence ATGACCAGCGTGTTCGTCTGCTCCGTGGCCTCCTGCACCACCCATGTGGCGAGCAACGGCTCCCGGTGCGACGCCTGCCGGAAAGCCCGATATCTCCTGAGAAACCCTGCGGACTTCGACACGACGCACACCCCGGATCCGTCTCGCCGCAGGCCCAACGCCGCCGCGAACGGGGCGATGCCCGGCGTCTCCCAGTTCTCGCTCGCGGGTGTGAGCCCCGCGGTCCGCCAGGAGCTCTTGTACGGGCTACAGCAGCGCGACGACGCCGGAATCAGCCTGGTCCCCCAGCGGGTACGCCGCATTGTGGCCGGCCTCCCCGCCGGACTCGACTCGCTCCTCGACCTGGACGCCTCCTTCTCCTCCGGGCTTCCAGCCGCGGCCTCCGGCGTCCTGAACGGTGTTCTCCAGCACGTCCGACGGGCACGCGTCGAGTTCGAGGGCACCGATCCGACCTCGGGCGATGTATGGGAGTGCGCTCTCATCGGGCTGACGGCCGGACGCGGTCGCAAGTACGCCGCTGTCCACGGCGAGATCGACTTCCGTCCGGTACGGCAGCGTTGGCTGCGGGAGCTGGTCAAGGAGTACGGCCGCACGGCACGCCCCAACGTCATGGATCTACAGCAGACCGTCTACGCGGCGACCATCGCGTCCTCCGCGCTGGCAGGCCGCCCCCACGGGGATGAGCCCGGGCTCCTCGCCATGGCTGACATGAACGCCGTAGTGGACATGTTCCGCATCACCAAGCGTCCCGAGGACGGTCACGACTACTCCACCAGCCACCGCAGAGCCCTGCTCCGCCACTGGCGCACGTTCCTGGACTACGCCCGTCAGGCCGGGATGATGGATCACGTGCCCGGCGGCTTCGCACTCAACCCCCGCTTCCACAGCATCGCCGCCGTGGAGGTGACCGAGGACGATCTCGGCCGTGCGATCCCCGAGCACATCATCGTCCAACTCGACGCACACCTGGGTCTGCTGGGCACCTCGACGGGGTACACGAGCGGCGGCTGGACGGCCGCCGACTTCGCGCGGATGTATCAGGTGGTCTACGCGGTCCTCCGGGACACCGGCCGACGTCCAGGCGAAGTCACCAGCCTGCGCCGCGACTGCCTGGAGCGGGTCGACGGCAAACCGACGCTGATCTACGACAACCACAAGCGGCGACGACACGGCCGTCGTCTGCCCATCTCGGAGAGCATCGCCCAACTGATCGAAGCCTGGCAGAAGGAGCTCGATGCGCTACCGGCCGTACCGGCTTGCGCCCAGTGGCTGTTTCCCTCTCCAGGACAGCGCAATCGTCCACGCCGCGGGCATCTGAACACCTCGCATTTCTGCAACCGGATCTTCCGGAACTGGGTCGACGAACTGATCCCTGACCTTGTGGACGACCGTCTCGACGAGGACGGCGCCCGGCTCGCCCACGACCGCACCCAGATCGTCCCGTACGGCTTCCGCCACGCGTACGCCCAACGCCATGCGGACGCGGGCACCCGCCCCGACGTCCTGCGGGAACTCATGGACCATCGTTCACTGGACGTCACCATGGGCTACTACAAGGTTTCCCTCGGTCGAAAGCAGGAGGCCGTGCGCACGGTCGCGGCACTCGCCGTCGACCGGCACGGAGCCGCCCGCGGGTTCAGCGATCCCCTCGCCTACGAGGTGGAAAGCGTCGGGGTTCCCTATGGCGGCTGCACCGAGCCGAGCAACGTCAAGGCCGGCGGCGGGCACTGCCGCATCCGCTTCCAGTGCGCCGGATGCGACTTCTACCGGCCCGATCCCTCCTACCTCCCCGCCCTGGAACAGCAGATCGCGGACCTGCGGGCCGACAAGGAGGCCGCCCTGGCCATGGAGGCCGCCGACTGGGTCGTGCGCAATCTCGACGACCAGATCCGCGCCTACTCGAAGTCGGCCGACGAGATGCGGCGGAAGCTGGACGCGCTGCCCGCCGAGGAGCGGGCCGCCGTCGAATCCGCCTCACGCGAGCTGCGCAAGGCACGTTCGGCAGCGGCCTTCGTCCCCCTGCAGTCGCTGACGACACGGAGCTCGGAATGA
- a CDS encoding HNH endonuclease family protein, which produces MSHRPLCTGGKRVVLTVTVAVTLVAGCDGLEPGGSSAGSGPDAGRAASPLTNPDGTKPGLGALASEADKANARKLVDKLTVKGRGSKTGYERDKFGYAWMDTADGVPLARNGCDTRNDLLKLHGQDVEFRKGSDCVVVSMDLYDPYTGKDIAWKKAKATKVQIDHVVPLSYAWQMGASRWSKKKRQQLANDVLNLLPVSGSTNSAKRDSGPASWLPPNKSIRCSYAVRFAQVAEKYGLPVTAPDKRMMLKQCGG; this is translated from the coding sequence ATGAGTCACAGGCCGCTGTGCACGGGCGGGAAGAGGGTCGTCCTTACGGTCACCGTTGCCGTCACGCTCGTCGCAGGCTGTGATGGTCTGGAGCCGGGCGGAAGCTCTGCGGGATCCGGACCGGACGCCGGGCGGGCGGCGAGCCCGCTGACGAATCCGGACGGAACAAAGCCGGGGCTCGGCGCGCTCGCGTCGGAGGCGGACAAGGCGAACGCGCGCAAGCTCGTCGACAAACTCACAGTCAAGGGGCGTGGGTCGAAGACGGGCTACGAACGGGACAAGTTCGGCTATGCGTGGATGGACACGGCGGATGGGGTGCCGCTGGCGAGGAACGGTTGTGACACCCGGAACGACTTGCTGAAACTTCATGGACAGGACGTCGAGTTCCGTAAGGGTTCCGATTGCGTGGTCGTGTCGATGGACCTGTACGACCCGTACACCGGCAAGGACATCGCCTGGAAGAAGGCCAAGGCCACCAAGGTACAGATAGACCACGTGGTGCCGTTGTCGTACGCCTGGCAGATGGGGGCCTCGCGTTGGAGCAAGAAGAAGAGGCAGCAGCTGGCCAACGACGTGCTGAATCTTCTGCCGGTCTCGGGCTCCACGAACTCCGCCAAACGCGATTCGGGTCCGGCGTCCTGGCTGCCGCCGAACAAGTCGATCCGGTGCTCGTACGCGGTCCGCTTCGCACAGGTTGCGGAAAAGTACGGGCTCCCGGTGACGGCCCCGGACAAGAGGATGATGCTTAAGCAGTGCGGGGGCTGA
- a CDS encoding DUF6183 family protein has translation MADRIQKIVTKLPGLKSVTDVWKTADRSLGRGDAAFVADLAIALAGAYASDAGRIWQYRSVFDYLLRLLATTPDPGNVAQALRLVSSAEAADRKLDRYTASLLASSQPTEELAAAFTGHATEELRACLVHELVLRGVDVTESPGIAGWATSPHWRHHPLGWLPLTLLELEGRPDLPSYSARGGSHSMPYGPPVNREVPRDDRAPVPPVEETTTEAIAKATGVAVTNWAEESNGRIEARVFDLAAPLEAESVPRMLLALGLECLEGVGTKKAALSVAACSPEHPWRVLFAAASTGGAYNSGARGAYGRLAAWQSVAGLSGTAQGCLVEEVEASARACAWYAFGADTKWFERGAWDIGLVAVSPERRRLAMLAATDTD, from the coding sequence GTGGCTGACCGCATACAGAAGATCGTGACGAAGCTGCCGGGCCTGAAGAGCGTCACCGACGTGTGGAAGACGGCTGACCGCAGTCTCGGGCGGGGAGACGCTGCTTTCGTTGCGGACCTCGCTATCGCGCTCGCCGGGGCTTACGCCTCTGACGCCGGGCGGATATGGCAGTACAGGAGCGTCTTCGACTACCTGCTCCGGCTTCTGGCCACCACGCCCGATCCCGGCAACGTCGCTCAAGCGCTGCGGCTGGTTTCTTCCGCGGAGGCCGCTGACAGGAAGCTGGACCGCTATACCGCCTCCCTGCTGGCCTCCAGCCAACCGACCGAGGAGCTCGCAGCGGCGTTCACTGGACACGCCACTGAGGAACTTCGGGCGTGCCTGGTCCATGAGCTGGTGCTCAGAGGCGTCGACGTCACGGAGTCACCGGGGATCGCCGGGTGGGCGACGTCGCCGCACTGGAGGCATCATCCTCTGGGTTGGCTGCCGTTGACGCTGTTGGAGCTGGAAGGGCGACCGGATCTGCCGAGCTACAGCGCGCGCGGTGGCAGCCACTCGATGCCGTACGGCCCGCCGGTGAACCGTGAGGTGCCGCGTGATGACCGGGCGCCCGTGCCGCCGGTCGAGGAGACGACGACCGAAGCCATTGCCAAGGCCACCGGTGTTGCTGTGACGAACTGGGCCGAGGAGTCGAACGGCCGGATCGAAGCACGGGTCTTCGATCTGGCAGCTCCTCTGGAAGCCGAGTCGGTTCCGAGGATGCTGTTGGCACTCGGGCTGGAGTGCTTGGAGGGCGTGGGGACGAAGAAGGCCGCCCTGTCGGTTGCGGCATGCTCGCCGGAGCACCCATGGCGGGTTCTCTTCGCCGCCGCGTCCACGGGCGGTGCCTACAACTCCGGCGCCCGTGGTGCCTACGGCCGACTGGCCGCCTGGCAGTCCGTGGCCGGTCTCTCCGGTACGGCGCAGGGCTGCCTCGTGGAAGAGGTCGAGGCGAGTGCACGGGCATGCGCTTGGTATGCCTTCGGCGCCGACACCAAGTGGTTCGAGCGTGGGGCCTGGGACATCGGCCTCGTTGCGGTATCTCCAGAACGTCGACGGCTGGCGATGCTGGCCGCGACGGACACCGACTGA